From Microbaculum marinisediminis, one genomic window encodes:
- the rpsM gene encoding 30S ribosomal protein S13 → MARIAGVNIPTNKRVEIALRYIHGIGPAKAKEICEKVSIPPERRVNELSDAEVLQIREAIDRDYLVEGDLRRDVAMNIKRLMDLGCYRGLRHRRGLPVRGQRTHTNARTRKGPAKAIAGKKK, encoded by the coding sequence GTGGCTCGAATTGCAGGCGTCAACATTCCGACCAACAAACGCGTTGAAATCGCGTTGCGGTATATTCATGGCATTGGACCCGCCAAGGCCAAGGAAATCTGCGAGAAGGTCAGTATTCCGCCTGAGCGGCGGGTCAACGAACTCTCGGACGCGGAAGTCCTGCAGATTCGCGAAGCGATCGACCGTGACTATCTCGTCGAAGGCGATCTGCGCCGCGACGTGGCGATGAACATCAAGCGGCTGATGGACCTGGGTTGCTATCGCGGCCTGCGGCACCGGCGCGGTCTGCCGGTACGCGGTCAGCGTACGCACACCAACGCGCGGACCCGGAAGGGCCCGGCCAAGGCGATCGCGGGCAAGAAGAAGTAA
- a CDS encoding adenylate kinase has protein sequence MRLILLGPPGAGKGTQAVRISERFGIPQLSTGDMLRAAVAAETALGLAAKDVIARGDLVPDDVVVQIISDRIDEPDCKNGFILDGFPRTVAQADALDELLAQKNMKLDAVVQLSVDDSVLIDRIEKRAKETVGGPRADDNADALKKRLDVYHERTAPLIAHYGAKNMLRSVDGMADVDRVSEDIISVLEAA, from the coding sequence ATGAGACTGATACTTCTCGGCCCGCCAGGCGCCGGCAAGGGAACTCAAGCTGTGCGCATCTCCGAGCGCTTCGGGATTCCGCAGCTCTCGACGGGGGACATGTTGCGCGCCGCCGTCGCCGCGGAGACGGCGCTCGGGTTGGCCGCAAAGGATGTGATCGCTCGCGGCGATCTCGTGCCGGACGATGTGGTCGTGCAGATCATTTCCGACCGGATCGACGAGCCGGATTGCAAGAACGGCTTCATTCTCGACGGTTTTCCGCGGACCGTCGCCCAGGCCGACGCGCTGGATGAGCTGCTGGCGCAGAAGAACATGAAGCTCGATGCCGTTGTCCAGTTGTCGGTCGACGATTCGGTCCTGATCGATCGCATCGAAAAGCGGGCCAAGGAAACCGTCGGTGGACCGCGGGCGGACGACAATGCGGATGCGCTGAAGAAGCGGCTCGATGTCTATCACGAGCGGACCGCGCCTCTGATTGCCCATTACGGGGCGAAGAACATGCTTCGATCGGTGGACGGCATGGCCGATGTCGACCGCGTATCGGAGGATATCATTTCTGTTCTGGAAGCTGCGTGA